CCAGCAAATGGGTAAAAACAAGCCCAAGTCCTACCCTGTAACCGAGGACGGCAAGTTAATAGGTCTTGTCACCCGCAGCGCTATCCTAGAATCACTCTGGGATAACCGCACCAGCTGTGACTTGCCCAACAGCAAACTTTAATTCCTCACGTCACCACAATTCGCTGCCAGCGACAATGCTGCAGCGATATCCTTGGAACGACGCTTTAAAGGAATAGCGGTATGAAAAGCCTACCTTGGCGCGCTTTGATTTTCAGCCTATTATTCTTTTGCACACTCTTCGCGACGACATCATTCGCAACGACACTGACTGACATTCCTTATGGCACCGCCAAGGAACAAAAACTCGATATCTATCTACCAGACAAGGCCGCAAATAGCCCCATTATATTTATGGTTCACGGCGGCGCATGGCGCTTCGGCGACAAACAAAATCGAGGCCTAGTAAAATCCAAGGTAGCGCGCTGGGTTAGTAGGGGATGGGCTTTCGTTTCTATAAATTATCGCATGCTGCCAAATACCGCCCCAGACCAACAGGCAGTTGATGTGGCAAAGGCCTTAGCTTATGTGCAGACCCACAGCGCAAAATGGGCCGCCGATAGCTCGAAAATAATTGTCATGGGACACTCAGCAGGCGCCCATCTAGTATCACTATTGGTAACGGATCCCAGCTTGTCAGACAGCAAGACCTTAGCGCCGATTCAAGGCGCCATTCTATTAGACACCGCAGCCTTAGATGTCAGCCGCCTCATGACTCAAAAACATGCTCGTCTCTACGACCGAGCTTTTGGTGACAATCCCATTTATTGGCGCAAAGTCTCCGCAATAGAACACCTCCATAACAAAGTAAAACCGGTGTTATTGGTCTGCTCAACACAGCGCGAAGACAGCTGTGAACAAGCTAATTATTTCGTCAACAAAGCACTTAAACTGGGCGTGAAAGCACAGCAATTACGCATCGACTTGTCCCATAGTAAAATCAATACCTCACTCGGTGATAACAACCTCTACACTGATCAAATTGAAGATTTTATTCGCACCTTAGATCCATACTTCAATGCCTATTTACAAACGCGCGCCAGGTGACCGAGACCATTTATGCAAGGAACGCTCAATATTATTCTACTTACCGCCGCCGCCGGTGCCTGCATTCCTATTGGCGGCCTGATAGCCAGTCAGACACGGATTCAACAGAAGTGGTTGGATGAAGAATTTCGCCACTCAGTCATCGCC
This portion of the Zhongshania sp. R06B22 genome encodes:
- a CDS encoding alpha/beta hydrolase, which translates into the protein MKSLPWRALIFSLLFFCTLFATTSFATTLTDIPYGTAKEQKLDIYLPDKAANSPIIFMVHGGAWRFGDKQNRGLVKSKVARWVSRGWAFVSINYRMLPNTAPDQQAVDVAKALAYVQTHSAKWAADSSKIIVMGHSAGAHLVSLLVTDPSLSDSKTLAPIQGAILLDTAALDVSRLMTQKHARLYDRAFGDNPIYWRKVSAIEHLHNKVKPVLLVCSTQREDSCEQANYFVNKALKLGVKAQQLRIDLSHSKINTSLGDNNLYTDQIEDFIRTLDPYFNAYLQTRAR